The proteins below come from a single Streptococcus hyointestinalis genomic window:
- a CDS encoding IS630 transposase-related protein, which yields MKSYGIDFRKRVINYVEAGHSKKETCQLFGISTNTLYLWEKQLKELGHLERQKRKPSPRKLPLDKLEAYVKEHPDAFLREIAEHFDCSIPSVWAALKKLNITLKKDHNL from the coding sequence ATGAAAAGTTACGGAATAGATTTTAGAAAACGAGTTATTAATTATGTAGAGGCTGGTCATTCCAAAAAAGAAACGTGTCAGTTATTTGGAATTAGCACTAATACACTGTATCTGTGGGAGAAACAACTCAAAGAACTAGGTCATTTGGAGCGCCAAAAAAGAAAACCAAGCCCTCGCAAATTGCCATTGGATAAGTTAGAAGCCTATGTCAAGGAACATCCAGATGCTTTCTTAAGGGAAATTGCAGAGCATTTTGACTGTAGTATTCCCTCAGTTTGGGCTGCCTTAAAAAAACTGAACATCACTTTAAAAAAAGACCACAACCTATAA
- a CDS encoding UDP-N-acetylmuramoyl-tripeptide--D-alanyl-D-alanine ligase: MKLTLSEIAKVVESTQALSDVEDVPIASVEFDSRKITKGSLFVPLKGARDGHDFIETAFANGAVATLSERPLDNGTYILVEDCLQAFQKLAAYYLEKMRVDVIAVTGSNGKTTTKDMIASVLETTYKTYKTQGNYNNEIGLPYTALHMPNDTEKIVLEMGQDHMGDIHLLSLLAKPRIAVVTLIGEAHLEFFGSRSQIAKGKLQIVDGMDSNGIVLLPNDPVIEPYLPTEQKVITFGDNAELQVQEVVEYKDSLTFKCNVMERAIKLPVTGKYNATNAMLAAYVGKLLAVSDEDIKDALEHVELTKNRTEWKKAKNGADILSDVYNANPTAMRLILETFAAVPKEASGKKIAVLADMKELGEQSKDLHKQMIMSLSPETIDTLVCYGEDIADLANLASQMFPLGKVYYFKKTATEDQMDEMIKLLADTLEPDDQILLKGSNSMNLEKVVTFLENH; the protein is encoded by the coding sequence ATGAAATTAACATTATCTGAGATTGCGAAAGTTGTCGAGAGCACACAGGCGCTCTCTGATGTCGAAGACGTCCCCATAGCGTCGGTAGAGTTTGACAGCCGAAAAATCACCAAGGGAAGTCTCTTTGTCCCTCTAAAGGGAGCTCGTGATGGGCATGATTTTATTGAGACTGCCTTTGCAAATGGCGCTGTTGCAACGCTTTCAGAGCGTCCGCTAGACAATGGTACCTATATCCTCGTCGAGGATTGCCTGCAAGCTTTTCAAAAGTTAGCAGCTTACTACCTTGAAAAAATGCGTGTCGACGTGATTGCTGTGACAGGCTCTAACGGCAAGACCACGACCAAGGACATGATTGCAAGTGTGCTTGAAACGACTTATAAAACCTATAAGACTCAAGGCAACTACAACAATGAGATAGGACTGCCCTACACGGCTCTGCACATGCCTAACGATACGGAAAAGATTGTCCTTGAAATGGGGCAAGACCACATGGGCGACATCCATCTCTTGTCGCTTCTTGCCAAGCCACGCATTGCAGTGGTGACCTTGATTGGTGAAGCGCACCTTGAGTTCTTTGGTAGTCGCAGTCAGATTGCCAAAGGCAAGCTCCAGATTGTCGATGGTATGGACTCAAACGGTATTGTGCTTTTGCCAAATGACCCTGTGATTGAGCCTTATTTGCCAACGGAGCAAAAGGTCATTACCTTTGGTGATAATGCAGAGCTTCAGGTACAAGAGGTTGTTGAGTACAAGGACAGTCTCACTTTTAAGTGTAATGTCATGGAGCGTGCCATTAAGCTTCCAGTGACTGGCAAATATAACGCCACAAATGCTATGCTGGCGGCTTATGTCGGAAAACTCCTTGCAGTCTCTGACGAGGATATCAAGGACGCCCTTGAGCACGTCGAGCTTACCAAAAACCGCACAGAGTGGAAAAAAGCCAAGAACGGTGCTGACATCTTGTCAGATGTTTACAATGCCAATCCAACCGCTATGCGCTTGATATTAGAGACCTTTGCTGCCGTTCCAAAGGAAGCTTCTGGCAAGAAAATCGCTGTGCTGGCTGATATGAAAGAGCTAGGCGAGCAGTCAAAAGACCTGCACAAGCAGATGATTATGAGTCTATCGCCTGAGACCATTGATACGCTGGTCTGCTATGGTGAGGACATCGCTGACTTAGCCAATCTTGCCAGTCAGATGTTTCCACTTGGCAAGGTCTATTACTTCAAAAAGACCGCTACAGAAGATCAGATGGACGAGATGATAAAACTCTTGGCGGATACTCTTGAGCCAGATGATCAGATTTTACTCAAAGGTTCAAACTCTATGAATTTAGAGAAAGTCGTTACCTTTTTAGAGAATCATTAA
- a CDS encoding DEAD/DEAH box helicase: MKFTELKLSDTILSAVEKAGFKEPSPIQELTIPLALEGKDVIGQAQTGTGKTAAFGLPTLDKIRVDEPTIQALVIAPTRELAVQSQEELFRFGRDKGVKVRSVYGGSSIEKQIKALKSGAHVVVGTPGRLLDLIKRKALKLNHIETLILDEADEMLNMGFLDDIEAIISRVPENRQTLLFSATMPDPIKRIGMQFMNQPEHVKVAAKELTTDLVDQYYIRVKEQEKFDTMTRLIDVEQPDLAIVFGRTKRRVDELTRGLKLRGYRAEGIHGDLDQGKRLRVLRDFKNDNLDILVATDVAARGLDISGVTHVYNYDIPQDPDSYVHRIGRTGRAGKHGQSITFVAPNEMGYLSIIENLTKKRMKGMKPATAQEAFKAKKRVALKKIERDFADDSIRAQFDKFKGDAIKLAQEFTPEELALYILTLTVQDPDSLPAVEIAREKPLPFKPSGANKGKGGRGGDRRKGKRYSDNDKGHREFKRTSNKNRKDFENKGNKRPHRTSSEKKNGFVIRNKGNK, from the coding sequence TTGAAATTTACAGAATTAAAATTGTCAGATACGATTTTGTCAGCCGTTGAAAAAGCTGGCTTTAAAGAGCCTTCACCTATCCAAGAGTTGACCATTCCCTTGGCGTTAGAAGGCAAGGACGTTATCGGACAAGCACAGACCGGTACAGGAAAGACAGCCGCTTTTGGGTTGCCAACTTTAGATAAAATCCGTGTGGACGAGCCAACCATTCAAGCGCTTGTCATCGCCCCAACACGTGAGCTTGCTGTGCAAAGTCAAGAGGAGCTATTCCGCTTTGGACGTGACAAGGGTGTCAAGGTGCGCTCTGTCTATGGTGGTTCTAGCATTGAAAAGCAAATCAAAGCCTTAAAATCAGGTGCGCATGTCGTTGTTGGTACACCTGGACGCCTGCTTGACTTGATTAAGCGTAAAGCCCTCAAGCTCAATCATATCGAAACCCTCATCCTTGATGAAGCAGATGAGATGCTCAACATGGGCTTTTTGGATGACATCGAAGCTATCATCAGCCGTGTGCCTGAAAATCGTCAAACCCTGCTCTTTTCAGCGACTATGCCAGATCCGATTAAGCGCATTGGTATGCAGTTTATGAACCAGCCTGAGCATGTCAAAGTAGCGGCTAAGGAGTTGACGACAGACCTTGTTGACCAGTACTATATCCGTGTCAAGGAGCAAGAAAAATTTGACACCATGACACGCTTGATTGACGTCGAACAGCCAGATCTTGCTATTGTCTTTGGGCGTACAAAGCGTCGTGTGGATGAGTTGACTCGTGGTTTGAAGCTGCGTGGCTATCGTGCTGAGGGCATTCACGGTGACCTTGACCAAGGCAAGCGTCTGCGTGTGTTGCGTGATTTTAAAAATGACAATCTCGATATCTTGGTAGCGACAGACGTGGCAGCCCGTGGTTTGGATATTTCAGGTGTGACACATGTCTACAACTACGATATTCCTCAAGACCCTGATAGCTATGTGCACCGCATTGGGCGTACAGGGCGTGCCGGCAAGCACGGTCAGTCCATCACCTTTGTGGCGCCAAATGAAATGGGCTACCTCTCTATCATTGAAAATCTGACCAAGAAACGTATGAAAGGCATGAAGCCAGCCACAGCGCAAGAAGCCTTCAAAGCCAAAAAACGTGTCGCTCTCAAGAAGATTGAGCGTGATTTTGCGGATGATAGTATTCGTGCGCAGTTTGATAAGTTCAAGGGTGACGCTATTAAGCTGGCGCAAGAGTTTACGCCAGAAGAGCTTGCGCTCTACATCCTGACCTTGACTGTTCAAGACCCAGATAGTCTGCCAGCTGTTGAGATTGCTCGTGAAAAACCATTGCCATTTAAGCCGTCAGGCGCTAATAAAGGCAAAGGTGGACGTGGTGGTGACCGCCGTAAAGGCAAACGCTATAGCGATAACGACAAAGGACATCGTGAGTTTAAGCGGACATCCAACAAAAACCGTAAAGATTTTGAAAATAAAGGCAACAAACGCCCACATCGCACATCAAGCGAGAAGAAAAACGGCTTTGTTATCCGCAATAAAGGCAATAAATAA
- a CDS encoding transposase, with translation MRRYLDVLACFPNTPIVYIDETGIDTYLYRHKARAPRGEKVYDKVSGRRFERISVVAGQIGSKIIAPLLYHGTMTAELFIKWYQEQLLPSLTEPHVIIMDNAAFHPKKQLDELAVAKGHYFLPLPPYSPELNPIEQFWATLKRKVTELLRTGRSVQSALEYYFKTK, from the coding sequence GTGAGACGCTATCTTGATGTTTTAGCCTGCTTTCCAAACACCCCTATTGTTTATATTGATGAGACTGGCATTGATACTTATCTTTATCGTCACAAAGCTAGAGCACCTCGAGGGGAGAAAGTATACGACAAGGTAAGTGGACGCAGATTCGAAAGAATTTCGGTAGTAGCTGGTCAAATTGGTTCTAAAATTATAGCCCCCTTGCTTTATCATGGAACGATGACAGCGGAATTATTTATCAAGTGGTATCAGGAGCAGCTATTGCCATCCTTGACAGAACCCCATGTCATCATTATGGATAATGCAGCTTTTCACCCCAAGAAACAACTAGATGAGCTTGCAGTGGCTAAGGGACACTATTTTCTTCCGCTTCCACCTTATTCCCCTGAACTCAATCCCATCGAACAGTTTTGGGCTACTCTAAAAAGAAAGGTGACTGAATTGTTAAGAACAGGTCGTTCTGTTCAGTCTGCTTTGGAATACTATTTTAAAACTAAATAA
- a CDS encoding peptide chain release factor 3, producing the protein MNLQEAIQKRRTFAIISHPDAGKTTITEQLLYFGGEIREAGTVKGKKTGNFAKSDWMDIEKQRGISVTSSVMQFDYAGKRVNILDTPGHEDFSEDTYRTLMAVDAAVMVVDSAKGIEAQTKKLFEVVKHRNIPVFTFINKLDRDGREPLDLLEELEEVLGIASYPMNWPIGMGKSFEGLYDLHNERLELYKGDERFARIEDGDTLFGGNPFYEQVKEDIELLQEAGNEFSEEAILSGDLTPVFFGSALTNFGVQTFLDTFLEFAPEPHGHKTVDGEMIDPLDKDFSGFVFKIQANMDPRHRDRIAFVRIVSGEFERGMSVNLTRTGKSAKLSNVTQFMAESRENVENAVAGDIIGVYDTGTYQVGDTLTVGKNKFEFEPLPTFTPEIFMKVSAKNVMKQKSFHKGIEQLVQEGAIQLYKNYQTGEYMLGAVGQLQFEVFKHRMENEYNAEVVMTPMGKKTVRWISPDDLDERMSSSRNILAKDRFDQPVFLFENDFALRWFADKYPDVKLEEKM; encoded by the coding sequence ATGAATTTACAAGAAGCTATACAAAAACGTCGTACCTTTGCCATCATCTCTCACCCGGACGCAGGGAAAACGACTATTACTGAGCAGTTGCTCTATTTTGGGGGTGAGATTCGTGAGGCAGGGACGGTCAAGGGGAAAAAGACCGGAAATTTTGCCAAGTCTGACTGGATGGACATCGAGAAACAGCGTGGGATTTCGGTGACATCCTCTGTTATGCAGTTTGACTATGCTGGCAAGCGTGTCAATATCCTAGATACCCCAGGGCACGAGGACTTTTCAGAAGACACCTATCGGACGCTGATGGCCGTGGACGCTGCAGTTATGGTGGTGGACTCAGCCAAGGGGATTGAGGCGCAGACCAAAAAGCTCTTTGAGGTTGTTAAACACCGCAACATTCCTGTTTTCACCTTTATCAATAAACTCGACCGTGATGGACGTGAGCCGCTTGATTTGCTAGAGGAGCTTGAGGAAGTGCTGGGCATTGCTAGCTATCCGATGAACTGGCCAATTGGTATGGGGAAATCCTTTGAAGGGCTTTACGACTTGCACAATGAACGCTTGGAGCTCTACAAGGGTGACGAGCGCTTTGCGCGTATCGAAGACGGCGACACACTGTTTGGTGGTAATCCTTTCTACGAACAAGTTAAAGAAGATATCGAATTGCTCCAAGAAGCTGGTAATGAGTTTTCAGAAGAAGCCATCCTGTCTGGTGACTTGACGCCTGTTTTCTTTGGTTCAGCGCTGACAAACTTTGGTGTGCAGACCTTCCTTGATACCTTCCTTGAGTTTGCGCCAGAGCCACACGGACACAAGACGGTGGATGGCGAGATGATTGACCCGCTTGACAAGGACTTTTCTGGCTTTGTTTTCAAAATCCAAGCCAATATGGACCCACGCCACCGCGACCGCATTGCCTTTGTCCGTATCGTCTCTGGTGAGTTTGAGCGTGGCATGTCGGTCAATCTGACCCGCACAGGAAAAAGCGCTAAATTGTCAAATGTGACCCAGTTCATGGCAGAAAGCCGTGAAAATGTCGAAAATGCTGTCGCAGGCGACATCATCGGGGTTTACGATACAGGGACTTATCAGGTCGGTGATACCCTGACTGTGGGCAAAAATAAGTTCGAGTTTGAGCCGCTGCCAACCTTTACCCCAGAGATTTTCATGAAAGTTTCTGCCAAGAACGTCATGAAACAGAAGTCTTTCCACAAAGGGATTGAGCAGCTGGTGCAAGAAGGTGCCATCCAGCTCTATAAGAACTATCAGACGGGTGAGTATATGCTGGGTGCGGTCGGTCAGCTCCAGTTTGAGGTCTTTAAGCACCGCATGGAAAACGAATACAATGCTGAAGTCGTCATGACGCCTATGGGCAAAAAGACCGTGCGTTGGATTTCGCCAGATGATTTGGACGAGCGCATGAGTTCTAGCCGTAACATCCTAGCCAAAGACCGTTTTGACCAGCCTGTTTTCCTCTTTGAAAATGACTTTGCTCTGCGCTGGTTTGCGGATAAATACCCAGATGTCAAGCTAGAAGAGAAGATGTAA
- a CDS encoding dihydrodipicolinate synthase family protein translates to MLSEAIHVAVPTAFDKDENLDTIATIKHIQHLAEAGVRSVLLAGSTGEQHSMSTDEKIELAKAVNKTSISHDLECLFGVSAVRQKDAENLLTALNELDSIKAILLGFPPYIRPCQKELLFYIRSLVNLSQKPVILYDNLARTGTGLDFKGWQEVLDLPQVIGVKNLSEKSWIAPLKARYPYLHFYAGGEEELLSNIEAGCTRLSSVIGNLYPQQILEEVAPLLEGKSHCISSDLQDKIDQLSRHSSVPYLKEKIGQQGLAMYCRAPLGQK, encoded by the coding sequence ATGCTGAGTGAAGCTATTCATGTAGCTGTTCCAACGGCTTTTGACAAAGATGAAAATCTAGATACAATTGCGACGATCAAGCATATCCAGCATCTAGCTGAAGCAGGGGTACGCTCTGTTTTACTAGCAGGGTCAACAGGTGAGCAGCACAGCATGAGTACAGATGAGAAGATTGAGCTCGCCAAAGCAGTAAATAAGACGAGTATCTCCCACGACTTGGAATGCTTATTTGGGGTTTCTGCTGTTCGTCAAAAAGATGCCGAGAACCTGCTCACAGCGCTAAATGAGCTAGACAGTATAAAGGCAATATTGCTTGGCTTTCCGCCCTATATTCGCCCTTGTCAAAAAGAGCTTTTGTTTTATATTCGCTCTTTGGTGAATTTGTCTCAAAAGCCTGTCATTCTCTATGATAACCTTGCTAGAACAGGGACAGGTCTAGATTTTAAAGGCTGGCAAGAGGTGCTCGATTTGCCTCAGGTTATCGGTGTTAAAAATCTATCAGAGAAGAGCTGGATAGCGCCACTAAAAGCACGCTATCCTTACCTTCATTTTTATGCAGGAGGTGAGGAAGAGCTTCTCTCCAACATAGAAGCTGGTTGCACGCGCTTATCTTCTGTCATTGGCAATCTGTATCCGCAGCAAATCTTGGAAGAAGTTGCTCCTCTTTTAGAAGGGAAAAGTCATTGTATCAGTTCAGATTTGCAAGATAAGATTGACCAACTCTCTAGACATAGTAGCGTTCCTTATCTAAAAGAAAAGATAGGTCAGCAAGGTTTAGCCATGTACTGCCGTGCGCCTTTAGGGCAAAAATAG
- a CDS encoding PH domain-containing protein, protein MGLFSGLMGNASQANVDKVTKDLAPVLFDGEQVDLAFVLVRDLIVFTEKRLILVDKQGVTGKKTEYRSIPYKSISRFSVETSGHFDLDAELKIWISSGVEPAESLQFKNDSSVLDIQKALAEAVLR, encoded by the coding sequence ATGGGACTATTTTCAGGATTGATGGGCAATGCCTCACAGGCAAATGTCGACAAGGTGACAAAGGATTTAGCGCCTGTCCTCTTTGATGGAGAGCAGGTTGACTTGGCTTTTGTCTTGGTGCGTGATTTGATTGTCTTTACTGAAAAACGCTTGATTTTGGTAGACAAGCAAGGTGTGACAGGCAAAAAGACAGAGTATCGCTCTATTCCCTACAAGTCCATTTCACGCTTTTCCGTAGAAACGTCTGGTCATTTCGATCTTGACGCTGAGCTGAAGATTTGGATTTCTTCTGGTGTTGAACCAGCAGAAAGTCTGCAATTTAAAAACGATAGCAGCGTGCTTGACATCCAAAAAGCACTAGCTGAAGCAGTCTTGCGTTAA